Proteins from a genomic interval of Sphingobacterium sp. SYP-B4668:
- a CDS encoding isopenicillin N synthase family dioxygenase, translating into MALVNIPRLDLLNYTSGSAEQRAQFIQDIGKAFNETGFVTIANHGLSKELIDELYEVVPAFFSLPTETKLKYEFPELAGQRGYTSKGREKAKDAKTPDLKEFWQRGQTIVGEEYSKADFPDNPTVTELPRFNEITAEVYKKLEDTGRELLKAIATYLDLDVHYFEQYVINGNSILRAIHYFPILNPDELAPDAVRAGAHEDINLITLLIGASADGLEVMTKDGEWFPIKAKGEDIVINVGDMLQRLTNNKLKSTTHRVVNPPREKMGTSRFSIPFFLHPKASMSLACLDSCVSEQYPKAYPDYTAGQYLDERLREIGLKM; encoded by the coding sequence ATGGCATTAGTAAACATACCTCGATTGGACTTATTGAACTACACCAGTGGTTCGGCAGAACAGCGAGCACAATTTATCCAAGATATCGGAAAAGCTTTCAATGAAACTGGATTTGTCACGATTGCAAATCATGGTCTATCCAAAGAATTGATTGATGAGCTCTATGAGGTCGTTCCTGCTTTTTTTTCGCTACCTACAGAGACTAAATTAAAATATGAGTTTCCGGAGTTAGCTGGACAACGTGGCTATACGTCAAAAGGACGCGAAAAAGCAAAGGATGCCAAAACACCTGACCTAAAGGAATTCTGGCAACGTGGACAAACAATCGTGGGCGAAGAATATTCGAAAGCCGACTTTCCAGACAACCCAACCGTGACGGAATTGCCTCGTTTTAACGAAATCACTGCTGAAGTATATAAAAAGTTAGAAGATACGGGCCGCGAATTACTAAAAGCAATTGCGACTTATCTAGATTTAGATGTTCATTATTTCGAACAATATGTCATCAACGGTAACTCTATCTTACGTGCAATCCACTACTTCCCTATCCTAAATCCCGATGAACTGGCACCAGATGCAGTACGTGCAGGGGCGCATGAAGATATCAACTTGATTACATTATTGATTGGGGCAAGTGCTGACGGTCTGGAAGTGATGACAAAAGATGGCGAATGGTTCCCCATAAAAGCCAAAGGCGAAGATATTGTCATCAATGTAGGGGATATGCTCCAACGATTGACGAACAACAAATTGAAATCTACAACGCATCGTGTCGTAAACCCTCCCCGCGAAAAGATGGGCACATCGAGGTTCTCGATTCCATTTTTCCTACATCCGAAGGCGTCCATGAGCCTGGCTTGCCTGGATTCATGCGTCAGTGAACAGTATCCTAAAGCTTATCCTGACTATACCGCAGGGCAGTACTTGGATGAAAGGCTAAGAGAAATCGGATTGAAGATGTAA
- a CDS encoding porin family protein, whose translation MKLKYYISAILFVAVTCSLKAEGSMPIDSILSKISFTATLGTKIGGSAPLSLPAEIRKIRGYQPAYPFFVGAKAHYAINQKWGMSLGLTFEGKGMNTEATVKGYKTTFNASDDPTQNMKGYYTGDITTKVQNLYLSIPIQATYQLSERWNLQAGPYVAFAVKKRFFGEATNGYMRNIDPTGEKINVDFAEYDFANSIRTVDVGMSLGTNYSFSKRYFALAQFDYGFNNIMKTGFESISFGLHNIFMNVGVGIKL comes from the coding sequence ATGAAATTGAAATATTATATATCCGCCATACTTTTTGTTGCAGTAACTTGTAGTCTAAAAGCAGAGGGCTCAATGCCTATCGATAGCATCCTTAGTAAAATAAGTTTTACCGCAACATTAGGAACCAAGATTGGTGGCTCTGCCCCCTTGTCATTGCCGGCTGAGATTCGTAAAATTAGAGGATATCAACCAGCCTATCCATTCTTTGTCGGAGCGAAAGCTCACTATGCTATCAATCAGAAATGGGGCATGTCCCTAGGGCTGACATTTGAAGGTAAGGGGATGAATACAGAGGCGACCGTAAAGGGATACAAGACAACATTCAATGCTAGTGATGACCCTACCCAAAATATGAAAGGTTATTATACAGGTGATATCACAACCAAAGTTCAAAACCTCTATCTTTCCATTCCTATACAAGCCACTTATCAGCTGTCTGAACGGTGGAATTTACAAGCGGGACCTTATGTGGCATTTGCTGTTAAGAAGAGATTTTTTGGAGAGGCCACAAATGGGTACATGCGCAATATCGATCCCACAGGGGAAAAAATCAATGTTGATTTTGCAGAGTACGACTTTGCCAATAGCATACGTACTGTTGATGTGGGAATGAGCTTAGGGACAAATTATAGTTTTTCAAAGCGCTATTTTGCATTGGCGCAGTTTGACTACGGCTTTAATAATATTATGAAAACAGGTTTCGAGAGCATTAGCTTTGGACTTCACAATATCTTTATGAATGTAGGGGTAGGAATTAAGTTGTAA
- a CDS encoding PCMD domain-containing protein produces the protein MKQKITILFTLLAMLVLSGCIKDEPLNMEADIVSVNIEEGTFLTDPLITNSTVFIYVKPGLYDLKKYKLDIEVTPGATITPLSGSEQDFSGKVEYTVTSEDGQFQKKYKVSIIETSDSSVPTFFDFESFEIDADDKYTSFYDLINGHQVGNWSSGNLGFSLTLSIDPSATKAPEAYPTLFTTDKRSGEYAVLMETKLTGAFGAAFKKPIAAGNLFLGSFDTAPLLSDPLKATRFGLPFNKVPVALEGYYKYAAGAQVTDENLKPVNMPDSCDIYAVFYNREELIASTKKSYLDGTNVLTHPSVVAIARLENGSPTKEGEFVKFTIPFNYIKEFNEEAVSNLGYNIAIVMSSSKYGDSFKGAVGSKLIVDDLKIITK, from the coding sequence ATGAAACAAAAAATCACAATACTATTTACCCTGTTAGCCATGCTAGTGTTAAGTGGTTGCATCAAAGATGAACCTCTAAATATGGAAGCCGATATTGTTTCTGTTAATATCGAAGAGGGTACTTTTTTGACTGACCCCCTGATTACCAACAGTACGGTTTTTATTTATGTAAAACCAGGGCTATACGATTTGAAGAAATATAAACTGGATATAGAGGTTACTCCTGGGGCAACTATTACACCATTGTCAGGTTCTGAACAAGATTTTTCTGGTAAGGTAGAATATACTGTTACCTCCGAAGATGGGCAATTTCAAAAAAAATATAAGGTATCTATTATCGAGACATCCGACAGTTCTGTGCCTACTTTTTTCGATTTTGAGAGCTTTGAAATAGATGCAGATGATAAATATACATCCTTCTATGATTTGATTAATGGTCATCAGGTGGGAAATTGGTCTTCGGGTAATCTTGGTTTTTCGTTGACGTTGTCAATTGATCCAAGTGCAACGAAGGCTCCCGAGGCATACCCAACTTTATTTACGACAGATAAACGTAGTGGAGAATATGCAGTTTTGATGGAAACCAAGTTAACAGGTGCCTTCGGTGCTGCCTTCAAAAAGCCAATTGCAGCAGGGAATCTTTTTCTTGGTTCTTTCGATACCGCCCCTCTATTAAGTGATCCTCTTAAAGCAACACGTTTTGGGTTACCATTCAATAAAGTACCCGTAGCGCTGGAAGGGTATTATAAATATGCCGCAGGAGCGCAAGTGACAGATGAGAACCTTAAACCTGTGAACATGCCGGATTCGTGTGACATATATGCTGTTTTTTATAATAGAGAAGAGCTGATTGCTTCGACGAAGAAGAGTTACCTTGATGGTACAAATGTGCTCACCCATCCAAGTGTCGTGGCAATTGCGAGATTGGAAAATGGCAGTCCAACTAAAGAAGGTGAGTTTGTGAAATTTACCATACCATTTAATTATATAAAAGAATTTAATGAGGAAGCGGTCTCCAATCTTGGGTATAATATTGCCATTGTGATGTCTTCTAGTAAATATGGCGATAGCTTCAAAGGAGCTGTTGGAAGTAAATTAATTGTTGATGATCTGAAAATAATAACGAAATAA
- a CDS encoding MmcQ/YjbR family DNA-binding protein codes for MNIEQLRDYCIIKNGVTEELPFGPDTLVFKVAGKVFLLVGLNQVDKLSFNVKCDPEYAVQLREQYEATVTPGYHMNKKHWNTVFANRELSDAKLFELVDHSYEMIVNALPKRIREEITSNRDL; via the coding sequence ATGAATATTGAGCAACTTCGTGATTATTGTATTATTAAAAATGGAGTGACTGAAGAGTTGCCTTTTGGTCCTGATACCTTGGTGTTTAAAGTCGCAGGCAAGGTTTTCCTGTTGGTTGGACTCAATCAAGTGGATAAGCTGTCTTTTAATGTCAAATGTGACCCCGAGTATGCGGTGCAATTGAGGGAGCAGTATGAAGCTACTGTCACACCTGGTTATCACATGAACAAAAAGCACTGGAATACAGTATTTGCAAATAGAGAGCTGTCCGACGCTAAGCTTTTTGAGTTGGTTGACCACAGTTATGAGATGATTGTCAACGCCCTTCCCAAGCGTATACGTGAAGAGATTACATCCAATCGCGATTTGTAG
- a CDS encoding AraC family transcriptional regulator produces MGTQETFPVLELKEFQFSLESDYSLLYHSVQGKNKIEKPHKHDFFLLFLVEKGSGTHTIDFIEHPVSDHQLHILFPDQVHKWELGEQTSGFQLMISKRVFETFSTNLRFSFMFSQHHAVINLSKDVFRSLLYEFNMLKLELGRIPIHWDIVYSRSKLVAQLVTREVEEKFDDLPLYHAHPILLKYRTLIDTHFRDEKTVTYYADRLNISANYLNILCKTHLNISALYLIQNRVILEAKRLVQASEKSIKEIGYYLGFNDLAYFSNFFKSQTGLSPRQFREQL; encoded by the coding sequence ATGGGAACTCAAGAAACCTTTCCTGTACTCGAATTAAAAGAATTTCAATTCAGCCTAGAATCGGACTATAGCCTCCTTTATCATAGTGTCCAAGGGAAGAACAAGATTGAAAAACCCCACAAACACGACTTCTTCCTACTCTTCCTTGTAGAGAAGGGTAGCGGCACCCATACCATTGACTTTATCGAGCACCCCGTGTCAGACCATCAACTTCACATCTTGTTCCCCGACCAAGTGCATAAGTGGGAATTGGGAGAACAAACTTCAGGCTTCCAACTGATGATCAGTAAACGAGTATTTGAGACCTTCTCGACAAATCTACGCTTCTCCTTTATGTTTTCGCAACATCATGCTGTGATTAACCTGTCTAAAGATGTATTCAGAAGCCTATTATATGAATTCAATATGCTCAAGCTAGAATTGGGGCGGATCCCGATCCATTGGGATATCGTATACAGTAGAAGTAAACTTGTTGCACAGCTAGTCACACGAGAGGTCGAAGAAAAATTCGACGACCTTCCCCTGTATCATGCCCATCCAATTTTATTGAAGTACCGCACATTGATAGACACCCATTTTAGAGACGAAAAGACCGTCACCTACTATGCGGACAGGTTGAACATCTCTGCGAATTATCTAAATATACTCTGCAAAACGCATTTAAATATTTCGGCACTGTATTTAATCCAGAACAGGGTGATATTGGAAGCTAAACGATTGGTACAGGCATCCGAAAAATCAATAAAGGAAATTGGCTATTATTTAGGATTCAATGATTTGGCCTACTTTTCTAATTTTTTCAAGAGTCAAACTGGCTTATCACCACGTCAATTCAGAGAGCAGTTATAA
- a CDS encoding ankyrin repeat domain-containing protein: MHYIVLFFSLFFLNSCQADTDMNTSSIQQTALVEAVKKNQLVVVSEALKKGSDVNTTDKDGKSLLLIATQSNAIEMANLLVSYKADVNQQDRIQDSPFLYAGAAGHTELVQLYLLNGARFDVFNRYNGTALIPACERGHLEVVKILVSTKGFPIDHVNRLGWTALMEAIILGNGSQKFVNVVQALVDAGCNIHIPDQDKVTPLQHAKSKGYTSIVDILEKASRK; this comes from the coding sequence ATGCACTATATCGTTTTATTTTTCTCTCTATTTTTTCTAAACTCTTGTCAAGCGGATACAGACATGAATACATCTTCCATTCAACAAACGGCCTTAGTCGAAGCTGTAAAAAAGAATCAACTCGTTGTGGTCTCTGAAGCGCTAAAGAAAGGTTCCGATGTCAATACAACGGATAAGGATGGTAAATCATTGCTTCTAATCGCAACGCAATCCAACGCCATCGAAATGGCGAACTTATTAGTATCATACAAGGCGGATGTCAATCAACAGGACCGCATACAAGATAGCCCTTTTCTCTATGCTGGCGCTGCAGGACACACCGAACTCGTACAACTCTATTTACTAAATGGGGCGCGATTCGACGTATTCAACAGATACAACGGTACCGCATTGATACCTGCTTGTGAACGGGGACATCTTGAAGTGGTCAAAATCTTAGTCAGTACCAAAGGGTTTCCTATTGACCATGTCAACAGATTAGGCTGGACAGCATTGATGGAGGCAATAATCTTAGGCAACGGGAGTCAAAAGTTTGTGAATGTCGTACAAGCCTTGGTAGATGCGGGTTGCAATATCCATATCCCCGACCAGGACAAGGTAACGCCTTTGCAACATGCAAAATCGAAGGGATACACTTCGATAGTCGATATTTTAGAAAAAGCGTCTAGAAAATAA
- a CDS encoding thioredoxin family protein, with product MTFEAYLTYFEDVLKNPTIHKGYEDEEYYHYTKMNWSRMGRWLKKFQPSVETNEFFASITEPQKWILITEPWCGDAAHSVPMIYEMVKSNPQIELDIQLRDQEPFLIDQYLTNGGKSIPKLVIRNQQGTEDIAVWGPRPAGCTRVFEALKAKEAPFSEIKEEIQKWYNQDKGHEIQQELMALLK from the coding sequence ATGACATTTGAAGCCTATTTAACATACTTTGAAGATGTGCTTAAAAATCCGACGATCCACAAGGGCTATGAGGACGAAGAATATTATCACTACACTAAGATGAATTGGAGCAGGATGGGCAGGTGGCTCAAGAAATTCCAACCCTCAGTTGAAACCAACGAATTCTTTGCTTCTATCACCGAACCACAAAAGTGGATATTGATTACTGAGCCATGGTGTGGAGATGCTGCGCATTCAGTGCCTATGATTTACGAAATGGTCAAATCCAACCCGCAGATCGAATTGGATATCCAACTTCGTGATCAGGAACCATTTCTGATCGATCAATACCTAACAAACGGAGGGAAGTCTATCCCTAAATTGGTCATCCGGAATCAACAAGGTACAGAAGATATAGCTGTGTGGGGACCTAGACCGGCGGGATGTACGAGGGTATTTGAAGCGTTGAAAGCTAAAGAGGCCCCGTTCTCCGAAATTAAAGAAGAGATTCAAAAATGGTATAACCAAGATAAGGGCCACGAGATCCAACAAGAATTGATGGCGCTACTCAAGTAA